From Halobacillus sp. Marseille-Q1614, the proteins below share one genomic window:
- a CDS encoding nucleotidyltransferase-like protein, whose amino-acid sequence MEDLLRPIYQERASQADTLGILLIEKTKPISPVTDNFDVILFIIVKQADDPWFVKHYEFENKSAAMHVVSEEKLQHWIETSSYRRAVEWVINGSIVFERNEYVSDLKEELRSFPTPTRDLKKAIEFAKLIRSYTESKDLFEAGQHLDAFSRMVHSLHYLARLAIIEKGFHPEVTVWNQVKKIEPEIYKFYEELIMSKETTEKRVQLMTLAVEHAISIRASTSAKHLLNLMGERREPWSFGELKTHPEIKEYALDLSSMIEYLVEKELVEVILQDTKGVFIYHRMYKLSNV is encoded by the coding sequence ATGGAAGATCTACTAAGGCCCATTTACCAGGAACGGGCCAGTCAGGCGGATACGCTGGGGATTCTGTTAATAGAGAAAACGAAACCGATAAGCCCTGTTACAGACAATTTTGACGTCATTTTATTCATTATTGTTAAGCAGGCAGACGATCCGTGGTTTGTGAAGCATTATGAATTTGAAAACAAGTCGGCGGCCATGCATGTCGTCTCTGAAGAGAAACTGCAGCATTGGATTGAGACGAGTTCTTATCGAAGAGCAGTCGAATGGGTCATCAATGGCTCTATCGTTTTTGAGCGAAATGAATACGTAAGCGATCTTAAGGAAGAATTGAGATCGTTTCCTACGCCTACCCGTGATTTAAAGAAGGCGATTGAGTTTGCCAAACTGATCCGCAGCTATACAGAATCCAAAGATTTATTTGAAGCGGGTCAGCATTTGGATGCATTCAGCCGAATGGTTCATTCTCTTCATTATTTGGCACGACTCGCCATTATCGAAAAAGGATTTCACCCAGAAGTTACAGTATGGAATCAAGTGAAGAAAATCGAGCCTGAAATTTATAAATTCTACGAAGAGCTGATAATGAGTAAAGAAACGACCGAAAAGAGAGTTCAGCTTATGACTCTGGCTGTTGAGCATGCGATTAGTATCCGTGCCTCAACAAGCGCCAAGCATCTGCTGAATCTAATGGGAGAAAGAAGGGAGCCTTGGTCGTTTGGAGAGTTAAAAACCCATCCGGAAATCAAGGAGTATGCTCTTGATTTATCTTCTATGATTGAATATTTAGTAGAGAAGGAATTAGTTGAAGTTATACTCCAGGATACAAAAGGTGTATTTATTTATCATCGTATGTATAAACTATCGAATGTATAG
- a CDS encoding YgzB family protein: MELQYKSKINKIRSFAFWLIFLGIGVMYIGLLFKETPWAMALFMILGMGFVGLSTVVYFWIGMLSTKTIQIICPTCEKPTKMLGRVDACMHCKQPLTMDKKLEGEEFDEKYNTKRYQKQEAKQRT, encoded by the coding sequence TTGGAACTACAGTATAAAAGTAAGATTAACAAAATTCGTTCCTTTGCATTCTGGCTGATTTTTCTTGGAATCGGTGTCATGTACATCGGTCTTCTATTTAAAGAAACCCCTTGGGCTATGGCCTTATTCATGATTCTTGGAATGGGCTTTGTCGGGTTAAGTACCGTCGTTTATTTCTGGATTGGAATGTTATCAACGAAAACCATTCAGATTATCTGCCCCACTTGTGAGAAACCGACCAAAATGCTCGGCCGTGTGGATGCTTGTATGCACTGCAAACAGCCTTTAACGATGGACAAGAAGCTTGAAGGCGAAGAGTTTGACGAAAAATATAATACAAAACGCTATCAGAAACAAGAAGCAAAACAAAGAACTTAA
- the perR gene encoding peroxide-responsive transcriptional repressor PerR codes for MAVSDHRLQEAIDTLKDSGVRITPQRHAVLEYLLNAMTHPTADDIYKALESKFPNMSVATVYNNLRVFKEIGLVRELTYGDSSSRFDCNTSDHYHAICESCGKIVDFHYPSLNEVESLAEQVTGFTVSHHRMEVYGTCSECKTKAAH; via the coding sequence ATGGCGGTGTCAGATCATCGACTTCAAGAAGCCATTGATACGTTAAAAGATTCTGGGGTTCGAATTACACCACAACGTCATGCGGTGCTTGAATACCTACTAAATGCTATGACTCACCCGACAGCTGATGATATTTATAAGGCGCTGGAAAGTAAGTTTCCTAATATGAGCGTAGCAACGGTGTACAACAACCTGCGCGTATTTAAAGAAATTGGTCTAGTCAGAGAACTCACTTATGGTGATTCATCCAGCCGTTTCGATTGCAATACTTCTGATCATTATCATGCGATTTGTGAATCATGCGGCAAGATTGTAGATTTTCACTATCCAAGCTTAAATGAAGTGGAATCATTAGCTGAACAGGTGACTGGATTTACAGTTAGTCATCATCGCATGGAAGTGTACGGGACATGTTCAGAATGTAAGACAAAAGCTGCTCATTAA
- a CDS encoding cob(I)yrinic acid a,c-diamide adenosyltransferase, with amino-acid sequence MRIYTRSGDKGETSLIYGARVPKNDKRVEAYGTCDEANSSIGVALSHLLKEDWEGKEAFLSAMQKIQTILFHVGAELATPKGKDVTWQLKKEHIDELENFIDQWDEHLTPLKNFILPSGHEASAGFHMARTIVRRAERCAVALEDEVNPLVVSYLNRLSDLLFVAARYVNQQLGGQEWPLHPDV; translated from the coding sequence ATGCGAATCTACACTAGATCTGGAGATAAAGGCGAAACATCATTAATCTATGGAGCGAGAGTCCCTAAGAATGATAAACGGGTAGAAGCGTATGGTACATGTGATGAGGCAAATTCTTCTATTGGAGTAGCTTTAAGTCATTTGTTGAAAGAAGACTGGGAAGGAAAAGAGGCTTTTCTATCAGCAATGCAAAAAATCCAGACGATCTTATTTCATGTGGGAGCGGAATTGGCTACTCCGAAAGGAAAAGATGTGACCTGGCAGCTTAAGAAAGAACATATCGATGAATTAGAAAACTTTATCGACCAATGGGATGAGCACTTGACTCCGTTGAAAAATTTTATCCTGCCATCAGGGCATGAAGCTTCTGCCGGCTTTCATATGGCAAGAACCATTGTTAGAAGAGCCGAACGCTGTGCGGTAGCTCTTGAGGATGAAGTTAACCCTCTAGTCGTTTCTTATTTAAACCGTCTTTCTGACCTGCTCTTTGTAGCGGCGCGGTATGTCAACCAGCAGCTCGGTGGACAGGAGTGGCCGCTGCACCCGGATGTATAA
- a CDS encoding D-2-hydroxyacid dehydrogenase: MYILSAIKRVPEEIKQSFLEKFGDVEFAFCHGIEEAEQHLPKADVFLTYGEDLTNERIEKAENLRWIMVLSAGMDRMPFKKIEEQNILVTNVRGIHAKPMAEYAISMLLQVSRNAKTLWQRERDHKWDRRVPMTELNHQTLVCLGTGAIAQETARLAKAFQMKTIGVSRSGSDQPHFDEVYTVEEFDRALSHADYCVAVLPSTPETSYMLQKQHFKMMAEHAVFLNMGRGDLVKSKAVLEAVREGFIAHAVLDVFEEEPLPEDHPFWEEENVTVTPHLSGISPQYLPRAFEVFERNLTAYLSNEAMENVIDPKRGY, from the coding sequence ATGTATATACTTTCCGCTATCAAGCGAGTGCCGGAAGAAATTAAACAGAGTTTTCTGGAGAAATTTGGAGACGTTGAATTTGCTTTCTGTCATGGAATTGAAGAAGCAGAACAGCACCTGCCTAAAGCTGATGTGTTTCTTACATATGGGGAAGATTTAACTAATGAACGCATCGAAAAAGCAGAAAACCTCCGCTGGATCATGGTCCTCTCAGCTGGAATGGACCGGATGCCTTTTAAAAAGATCGAAGAACAAAACATCCTTGTAACCAATGTAAGAGGCATCCACGCTAAGCCGATGGCGGAATACGCCATTTCTATGCTGCTTCAGGTTTCACGAAATGCAAAAACTCTCTGGCAGCGGGAGCGGGATCATAAGTGGGATCGGCGCGTGCCGATGACCGAGCTCAATCACCAGACGTTAGTGTGTTTAGGAACAGGAGCCATTGCCCAGGAAACAGCGAGGCTGGCGAAGGCCTTTCAAATGAAAACCATTGGGGTGTCCAGGTCGGGAAGTGATCAGCCGCATTTTGATGAGGTTTATACAGTAGAAGAATTTGATCGCGCCCTGTCGCACGCTGACTATTGTGTGGCTGTGCTGCCTAGTACACCTGAAACGAGCTATATGCTGCAGAAACAGCATTTTAAGATGATGGCTGAGCATGCTGTATTTTTAAATATGGGGAGAGGAGACCTCGTGAAGTCAAAAGCTGTGCTTGAAGCTGTCAGGGAAGGATTCATTGCCCACGCGGTACTCGATGTCTTTGAAGAAGAGCCGCTTCCTGAAGATCACCCGTTCTGGGAGGAAGAAAACGTCACCGTTACGCCTCACCTGTCAGGGATTTCTCCGCAATATTTGCCAAGGGCGTTTGAAGTTTTTGAAAGAAACTTGACTGCATATTTATCTAATGAAGCTATGGAAAACGTTATTGATCCAAAAAGGGGGTATTAG
- the bcp gene encoding thioredoxin-dependent thiol peroxidase has product MTVEVGQKAPGFELKANNGETVKLSDYQGKNVVLYFYPKDMTPGCTTEACDFRDHHESFEDVDAVILGVSPDPVESHEKFIDKHDLPFLLLADEDHKVAEEFGVWKLKKNFGKEYYGIERSTFIIDKEGNLAEEYRKVKVKGHVEAALEYIRENLS; this is encoded by the coding sequence ATGACAGTTGAAGTAGGACAGAAAGCACCAGGTTTTGAACTTAAAGCTAACAATGGAGAAACCGTAAAGCTTTCCGATTATCAAGGGAAGAACGTAGTCCTTTATTTTTATCCAAAAGATATGACACCGGGATGCACAACAGAAGCGTGTGATTTCCGTGATCATCATGAAAGCTTTGAAGATGTAGATGCTGTCATTCTTGGGGTCAGCCCGGATCCGGTGGAAAGCCATGAAAAATTCATTGATAAACACGATCTTCCATTTCTGCTGCTGGCCGATGAGGACCATAAGGTGGCTGAAGAATTTGGCGTATGGAAGCTGAAGAAGAACTTTGGCAAGGAATATTACGGCATTGAGCGTTCCACTTTCATTATTGATAAAGAAGGAAATCTCGCCGAAGAATATCGTAAAGTCAAAGTAAAAGGCCACGTGGAAGCAGCCTTGGAATACATTCGTGAAAACTTATCCTAA
- a CDS encoding two pore domain potassium channel family protein, with product MLSLTVTFLSLVLIIGSIRQLFTSLEIDHHMFSYQIFMTLVLLYTIVTIGFGLIYATLSMQGVEVFARSLYHYSYSWVNEVEKGIYFSGVTLFTVGYGDMMPIGVGRWIALCEAVIGYTIPAALVAKVWQSSK from the coding sequence ATGTTAAGTTTAACGGTAACTTTTCTCAGCTTAGTTTTAATAATAGGCAGTATTAGACAGTTGTTTACTTCTTTAGAAATAGACCATCACATGTTTTCATATCAAATCTTTATGACGCTCGTCCTTCTCTATACAATTGTGACGATAGGTTTTGGACTTATTTATGCGACGCTTTCGATGCAGGGAGTCGAAGTGTTTGCCAGATCGCTTTATCACTACTCATATTCCTGGGTAAATGAAGTGGAGAAAGGGATTTATTTCAGCGGGGTGACACTCTTTACTGTCGGCTATGGAGATATGATGCCAATAGGGGTGGGACGCTGGATTGCACTTTGTGAAGCGGTGATTGGCTACACGATTCCTGCCGCTTTAGTCGCGAAGGTGTGGCAGAGCTCTAAATAG
- a CDS encoding glutamate-1-semialdehyde 2,1-aminomutase → MNFTQSELLYDEAQKHIVGGVNSPSRAYKGVGGGTPVYMERGEGAYFYDVDGQKYIDYLGAYGPIITGHAHPHITEAITKAAQNGVLYGTPTVLENRFAKMLKDAIPSLDKVRFVNSGTEAVMTTIRVARAYTGRNKIIKFAGCYHGHSDLVLVAAGSGPSTLGTPDSAGVPASIAQDVITVPFNDIEPFKEALRRYGDEIAGILVEPIVGNFGIVEPKEHFLQQVNDLAHEAGALVIYDEVITAFRFTYGSAQQLLGIEPDMTAMGKIIGGGLPIGAYGGRTDIMEQVAPLGPAYQAGTMAGNPASMSAGIACLEVLREEGVYEKMDRLGAMLEKGILKSAEKHKITVTVNRLKGALTVYFTEEKVENYEQAENTNGEQFARFFKLMLNQGINLAPSKYEAWFLTTAHKEEDIKQTLEAVDQSFKQMSEEG, encoded by the coding sequence TTGAATTTTACGCAATCAGAATTATTATATGATGAAGCACAAAAACATATCGTAGGTGGAGTGAACTCTCCTTCACGGGCATACAAAGGAGTCGGCGGTGGAACGCCTGTTTATATGGAGCGTGGCGAAGGAGCTTACTTTTATGACGTCGACGGCCAGAAATACATCGATTACTTAGGAGCTTACGGTCCGATTATTACCGGCCATGCCCATCCGCATATTACAGAAGCCATTACTAAGGCGGCACAAAACGGGGTTCTTTACGGAACTCCGACAGTTCTTGAAAACCGTTTTGCCAAAATGTTAAAAGACGCCATTCCTTCACTCGATAAAGTGAGGTTTGTCAATTCAGGCACCGAAGCTGTGATGACCACAATCCGAGTGGCACGAGCGTATACAGGAAGAAATAAAATTATAAAGTTTGCCGGCTGCTACCACGGCCACTCTGATTTAGTACTCGTTGCGGCAGGATCCGGACCTTCTACATTAGGCACACCTGACTCGGCGGGCGTTCCTGCTTCCATCGCTCAGGACGTTATTACTGTCCCTTTTAACGATATTGAACCTTTTAAAGAAGCACTGCGCCGCTATGGTGATGAAATTGCCGGTATATTAGTGGAACCAATTGTTGGTAACTTCGGGATTGTTGAACCGAAAGAGCATTTCTTACAACAAGTAAACGACTTGGCTCACGAAGCCGGTGCCTTAGTCATTTATGATGAAGTCATCACTGCTTTCCGTTTCACTTATGGAAGTGCACAGCAGCTGCTCGGCATCGAACCCGACATGACAGCGATGGGCAAAATCATCGGTGGCGGCCTTCCGATCGGTGCTTATGGCGGCAGAACAGACATCATGGAACAGGTGGCACCGCTTGGTCCCGCTTATCAAGCCGGAACGATGGCCGGAAACCCAGCTTCTATGTCTGCAGGTATTGCGTGCCTTGAAGTCCTTAGAGAAGAGGGCGTATACGAAAAAATGGACCGGTTAGGCGCCATGTTAGAAAAAGGAATTTTAAAATCTGCAGAAAAACATAAGATCACTGTCACAGTTAACCGCCTAAAAGGGGCGTTAACCGTGTACTTTACCGAAGAGAAGGTTGAAAACTATGAGCAGGCCGAGAATACAAATGGTGAACAATTCGCCCGCTTCTTTAAGCTCATGCTGAACCAGGGCATCAACCTGGCTCCTTCTAAATATGAAGCGTGGTTCCTTACCACTGCCCATAAGGAAGAAGATATTAAACAGACATTAGAAGCAGTAGACCAATCCTTCAAGCAAATGAGTGAAGAAGGGTAA
- a CDS encoding aromatic acid exporter family protein yields the protein MKLGARMMKTGLAAAVALYIASLFGFFSPLLAAIAAVFSIQPSIYRSYQSIVEQIQGNIIGAVIAVIAVFTLGNDPFIVAFAIIIVIGVTMNLKMNENTISLAAVAVIALMDSTDQTFIYFAASRLSSLLLGILAAFIVNLVFLPPRYETRLFSKVDSATNDILQWLRVTTRQLSDEPALKYEITRIQDNIRWLDHTYLLYSEERTYFKGARFSKGRKLVLFRQLITTTKKSFDVLKAFHRLEHKIEQIPLDFQDTLVKELDKLINAHEKLLLSLKGRIKQTHRQSLRQIEEPDITLVVDQLMKVYEESNSTDKLIFLPLASQLMEYYEQLEKLKRLLKSYQKYHPGTYIQTAEK from the coding sequence ATGAAACTTGGAGCCCGGATGATGAAAACGGGATTAGCGGCAGCCGTCGCTCTTTACATAGCGAGCCTGTTCGGATTTTTCAGCCCGTTACTTGCAGCTATTGCCGCTGTCTTTTCAATTCAGCCTTCCATTTATCGATCCTACCAATCGATCGTTGAGCAGATTCAAGGGAACATTATTGGAGCCGTCATCGCGGTTATTGCCGTTTTCACTTTAGGGAATGACCCGTTTATCGTCGCATTTGCCATCATTATCGTTATCGGTGTTACGATGAACCTGAAAATGAACGAAAACACTATCTCCCTGGCAGCGGTCGCCGTTATTGCCCTGATGGACTCGACAGACCAGACTTTTATTTACTTTGCAGCTTCCCGTTTGAGCTCACTGCTTTTAGGGATACTTGCTGCCTTTATTGTTAATTTAGTATTTCTGCCGCCGCGTTATGAAACGAGGTTGTTTTCAAAAGTAGACAGTGCCACAAATGATATCCTGCAGTGGTTAAGAGTAACGACGCGTCAGCTATCTGATGAGCCTGCATTAAAATATGAAATTACACGGATTCAGGATAATATCCGTTGGCTGGACCATACGTACCTGCTTTATTCAGAGGAGCGGACTTATTTTAAAGGAGCACGCTTTTCAAAAGGCCGGAAGCTCGTACTTTTCCGCCAGCTGATTACTACAACAAAGAAATCGTTCGATGTGCTAAAAGCTTTTCACCGGCTTGAGCATAAGATCGAACAAATCCCCCTTGACTTTCAGGATACGTTAGTTAAAGAGCTTGATAAACTGATCAACGCTCACGAAAAGCTTCTTCTCAGCCTAAAAGGCCGAATTAAACAAACGCACAGACAGTCGTTACGGCAGATTGAAGAGCCTGACATTACGCTCGTTGTTGACCAGCTGATGAAAGTGTATGAAGAAAGCAACAGCACAGATAAGCTGATTTTTCTTCCACTGGCTTCCCAGCTTATGGAATATTACGAACAGCTCGAGAAATTAAAGCGGCTGTTAAAAAGCTATCAAAAGTACCATCCCGGCACTTACATTCAAACAGCAGAGAAATAA
- a CDS encoding ABC transporter ATP-binding protein, whose translation MDSIKRYLKFVKPYKGKIIITIIIGLVKFSIPLLMPLIIKYVIDDIIGAEGMADSEKINQLLLLMGGAFFLFLILRPPIEYVRQYLAQWIGSKILYDVRGKLFDHIQRLSLGFYSRTKTGEIISRVIHDVEQTKTFVITGLMNIWLDMFTIVIAVIIMLTMDPWLTLVSIALFPLYGFAVKYFYARLRSLTRDRSQALAEVQGHLHERVQGVPVTRSFALEDYEQEQFDTRNSNFLDKALKHTNWNAYTYSVTNTITDLAPLLVVLFAGYQVIGGAMTIGTMVAFTGYMDRVYSPLRRLVNSATVLTQSIASMDRVFEFMDEDYDIVDKKGAPPLKQVHGHVSFKDVSFRYEDGDPEVLKHVNLEVEKGETIAFVGMSGGGKSTLVSLIPRFYDVTSGQISIDGQDIKDVQARTLRDQIGMVLQDNILFSDSIEMNIRMGNPEASDEEVIEAAKAANAHDFIMELPNGYDTLVGERGVKLSGGQKQRIAIARVFLKNPPLLILDEATSALDLESESLIQNALERLASDRTTFIVAHRLATITHASRIVHIENGEIVEVGTHEELIQQKGHYYDLYQVQQLDDTPTEYMGT comes from the coding sequence TTGGACAGTATAAAAAGGTATCTCAAGTTTGTTAAACCTTACAAAGGCAAAATTATTATTACCATAATTATAGGTCTTGTGAAATTTTCTATTCCTTTATTAATGCCTTTAATCATAAAATACGTAATTGACGATATTATTGGGGCGGAAGGGATGGCTGATTCTGAAAAAATCAATCAGCTGCTTCTTTTAATGGGAGGTGCGTTTTTCCTATTCCTGATACTCCGGCCGCCGATTGAATATGTGCGCCAATATTTAGCCCAATGGATCGGAAGTAAAATTCTTTATGACGTCCGAGGGAAGCTGTTTGATCATATTCAAAGGCTGAGTCTAGGATTTTATTCAAGGACGAAAACAGGAGAAATCATTTCAAGAGTCATTCATGATGTGGAACAGACAAAAACGTTTGTTATCACTGGACTTATGAACATTTGGCTCGATATGTTTACGATCGTGATCGCAGTAATTATTATGCTGACGATGGATCCGTGGCTTACGCTTGTTTCTATCGCTCTATTCCCATTATACGGTTTTGCGGTTAAGTATTTCTATGCCCGTTTGAGAAGCTTGACGAGAGATCGTTCTCAAGCTTTAGCAGAAGTACAGGGCCACTTGCATGAACGAGTTCAGGGGGTACCGGTTACGAGGAGCTTCGCTCTAGAGGATTATGAGCAAGAGCAGTTTGACACGAGAAACTCTAATTTTCTCGATAAAGCCTTAAAGCATACAAACTGGAACGCTTATACGTACTCTGTCACTAATACCATAACGGATTTAGCACCACTGCTTGTCGTACTTTTTGCCGGATATCAAGTAATCGGCGGGGCAATGACAATCGGTACGATGGTGGCTTTCACCGGATACATGGACCGTGTGTACAGCCCGCTGCGCCGTTTGGTGAACTCCGCTACGGTGTTAACACAGTCGATTGCATCCATGGACCGTGTCTTTGAATTTATGGATGAAGATTATGACATTGTTGATAAAAAGGGGGCCCCCCCTCTAAAACAAGTGCACGGCCACGTTTCCTTTAAGGACGTTTCCTTTCGATATGAAGACGGTGACCCTGAAGTTCTTAAACACGTTAATTTGGAAGTGGAAAAAGGAGAAACTATCGCGTTTGTCGGGATGAGCGGTGGAGGGAAATCCACCCTGGTCAGCTTGATTCCAAGGTTTTATGATGTCACAAGCGGCCAGATCTCGATCGACGGCCAGGACATTAAAGACGTTCAGGCCCGGACGCTCAGAGATCAAATCGGCATGGTGCTGCAGGATAATATTTTATTTAGTGATTCGATTGAAATGAACATTCGAATGGGGAATCCTGAAGCCAGCGATGAAGAAGTTATCGAAGCAGCCAAAGCGGCAAACGCCCACGATTTTATTATGGAGCTTCCTAATGGATATGACACCCTTGTCGGTGAGCGTGGAGTGAAGCTTTCTGGAGGACAGAAGCAAAGAATCGCGATTGCCCGCGTCTTTCTGAAAAATCCGCCGCTGTTAATCTTAGATGAAGCGACTTCTGCTTTAGATCTCGAAAGTGAAAGCTTAATTCAAAATGCTTTAGAACGATTGGCGTCTGATCGTACGACGTTCATCGTTGCTCACCGTTTGGCGACGATCACTCATGCCAGCCGCATCGTTCATATTGAAAATGGGGAAATCGTGGAAGTGGGGACACACGAGGAACTCATTCAGCAAAAAGGACATTATTATGACCTTTATCAAGTACAGCAGTTGGATGATACACCAACGGAATATATGGGAACGTAA
- a CDS encoding DUF402 domain-containing protein, whose product MPGPESGIRTEIQSYKHNGKLHRVWESTTVLKGTKNVIIGANDRTRVHESDGRSWVTREPAICYFHSKHWFNVIGMLRTDGVYYYCNISSPFIYEDKIIKYIDYDLDVKVFPDMTYKLLDEDEYQLHKRQMNYPHVLDRILYNNVETLVRWVRQRKGPFSPEFIDQWYERYLTYR is encoded by the coding sequence ATGCCCGGCCCAGAATCTGGAATTCGAACTGAAATTCAGAGCTATAAGCATAATGGGAAATTGCATCGTGTTTGGGAAAGCACTACCGTTTTAAAAGGTACAAAGAATGTAATTATCGGTGCAAATGACAGGACAAGAGTTCATGAAAGCGATGGACGATCCTGGGTCACCAGAGAGCCGGCCATCTGTTATTTTCATTCAAAGCATTGGTTTAACGTCATAGGAATGCTGAGGACCGATGGGGTTTATTATTATTGCAATATCAGCTCCCCATTTATTTATGAAGACAAAATCATAAAATACATCGATTATGATCTAGATGTAAAAGTTTTTCCGGATATGACGTACAAGCTCTTAGACGAAGACGAGTATCAGCTGCATAAACGCCAAATGAACTATCCCCATGTGCTTGATCGTATTTTGTATAACAACGTAGAAACGCTCGTACGCTGGGTAAGGCAGAGAAAGGGCCCTTTTTCGCCAGAGTTCATTGATCAATGGTACGAACGATATTTAACGTATAGGTAA
- a CDS encoding gamma-type small acid-soluble spore protein — protein sequence MAKQPKQNQKQQTQAGTDANRVKQQNQQAQQGQNQYGTEFASEQQTDAQKVRQQNQQSQARKNK from the coding sequence ATGGCTAAACAACCGAAACAAAACCAAAAACAGCAAACTCAAGCTGGTACAGATGCAAACCGTGTGAAACAACAAAACCAACAAGCTCAACAAGGTCAGAACCAATATGGTACTGAATTTGCTTCTGAGCAGCAGACTGACGCTCAAAAAGTACGTCAGCAAAACCAACAATCTCAGGCTAGAAAAAACAAATAG